One window from the genome of Candidatus Beckwithbacteria bacterium encodes:
- a CDS encoding queuosine precursor transporter gives MDKTQKLDLLLAVYIAAIVSAELLGSKIFQIGFIKAAVGIFILPLTFTINDIVTEVYGKARARSFIKISLYILIGLAAYNLLCISLPPAKRFLPTNDAYNLIFAKSLRITLASLTAFFLSERFDVFVFSKIREKLGQKNLWLRNNLSNFIGQLFDTVIFYSLAFYAPGNIGFLVSLIWPYWFLKCSMSIIETPFTYLGVSWLKK, from the coding sequence ATGGACAAAACTCAGAAACTTGATTTACTCTTGGCTGTCTACATCGCCGCTATTGTTAGCGCCGAACTACTCGGCAGCAAAATTTTTCAAATCGGTTTTATTAAAGCCGCCGTCGGTATCTTTATCCTTCCCTTAACCTTCACCATTAACGATATTGTCACTGAAGTTTACGGCAAAGCCCGCGCCCGCAGTTTTATTAAAATCAGTTTATACATTTTAATTGGTTTAGCCGCTTACAACCTCCTCTGTATTTCCTTGCCGCCAGCCAAACGTTTTCTGCCGACCAACGACGCTTATAACTTAATTTTTGCCAAGTCCTTGCGCATTACTCTAGCCAGTCTAACCGCTTTTTTCTTAAGCGAACGCTTTGATGTTTTCGTGTTTAGCAAAATCAGGGAAAAATTAGGCCAGAAAAATTTATGGCTGAGAAATAACTTATCCAACTTTATTGGCCAACTCTTTGACACGGTTATCTTTTATTCCTTAGCTTTTTATGCCCCTGGTAATATTGGTTTTCTAGTTTCTTTAATCTGGCCCTACTGGTTCTTAAAATGTTCTATGTCGATTATCGAAACCCCGTTTACTTATCTGGGCGTTTCCTGGTTGAAAAAGTAA